In the genome of Ursus arctos isolate Adak ecotype North America unplaced genomic scaffold, UrsArc2.0 scaffold_22, whole genome shotgun sequence, the window GGCAGATGAGAAGAGTGCAACTCTAAGAGATTAAATAAATGCCCAACCAGCGTGTGGCAGAAAGCCACAGTTCAAAGTCAAGGCTCTTTGACACCAAAGCCCGCACTCATAACTCTTTAAAGAGGGAGGGATGAAAACTAAGGTGATGCTGATAATTTATTATAGTTCTACCAGTCTATTCTATGGCTTCACAAAAGACACCTAGTATTTAACAGAACAAAGACTGTCCACAGCGGTTACAGAGCATCTCGCCCAGCCCCATCATTTTATAGCAAGAGACTCTGCGGCCCAGAGAGAACTGTCCAGCTAGGCTCGGGCCGAGCTCGTAGAACAGCTTGCCTAGAACCCTAGTGAGCTCCTCCGGCTGCCGTAACTGAAGTGCTCCGTCACTTCATTCGGGGTTCTGCTCATATGTCATCTGCACAGAGACTTTTCCTGACCATGTATCTGAAATAGCCTTCTTgactctccttctcctcctcctccttcttcttctgctttATCTTCACAACAGGTTCTACTTCCATTATGGATTTACTGTTTCCCTTCCCCACTAGAATAGCAGCTTTGCGAGGATAAGACTTTAATCGCCGTTTCCCTGGAGCCTGTAGCAGTGTCTGACATACAAGGTACTCAATAAAAATTGGGTGAATTCATGGTTAAACACTCCAAAGCATCAGCTGCACTGTAATTTTAATGCACTGACACTTTTCCTCGGGCTTCGAAGCAGAAggctttatttttgcctttgtttcctcatgtTTCTGGCCTAACAGTGTATTCTGTACATCTGTCTTCTCCCCTGATTTTCAGTTCCCCTCAGACAGGGACCTGGTCTTATCATCCATGCATCCCAAAGCCTAGCACAGAACCTGGCATGAACAGCTGTTGAAAAATGCTTGGGGAGGCCGGTGGGGAGAGTGCTAAGAGTGACagtcacaggggcgcctgggtggcacagcggttaagcgtctgctttcggctcagggcgtgatcccggcgttatgggatcgagccccacatcaggctcttccgctatgggcctgcttcttcctctcccactccccctgcttgtgttccctctctcgctggctgtctctgtcgaataaataaataaaatcttaaaaaaaaaaaaagagtgacagtCACAGGCATTGTTGCTCAGTGATTTATTCTCCTTAAGGCTCCATCAGCACGTGGAATGGAAGACCCCTCCCACTCTGATGCCTCGCGCAGCCAAGGCATTATACTCCTTCACTGCCTGCTCTGTCTGGAGGACCCGCACATCAATGCCTTGTTTCTCGAGGTACTCCACAGTTGACGGGGGCACCTGGGAAGAGGCAAAAAGCTGAGTAAGTCAGGGGAAAGGCCCTCTTGGGTTTCCTTTCCTGCCATGAGGCAAGGGTTCTCTACAAAATCGGACAATGACAATGGTCACTACTCGATCGCCCAGCGTGTCACCGGTCCAAAATCTGACGGGGAGCCCCAAGGAGTCAACAAGGCTTCTAAGAAGTTGACAGAAGCATCATGCATACACAAAGCTCAGGTGAAATGGAAAGGGGAAGAGGATggattctggagtcagacagtTTTGGATTTAAGTCTTAGCAGTGTGACCCTTAGCAGTGAATTCAATTCTCTGACCCTTTGTTTCCAGTCTGTAAATATGGGTAATAATACCTAGCTCCCAGGGCTGGTATGCAAACTAATTCAGCTAAGGTACAGAAGATGTCTAGCATGTTAATGTTGAATATCGGAGCCCGTCCAACCGGAGTCCAAAGTCTAACTTTGCCATGTAGGCCAGCTATCTAAAGTTTCTCAACcccggtttcctcctctgtagaatggggataaaaatacaCACAGGGTGGTGTGAGGATGAAGTTAACTAACGTATGTATGGATACTGCAGCTCGAATGTCTCCTCAGGAAGGCCTTTCCTGACTATTCCATTTAGAGCGGCCCCTCACAGGTCACCATTGTCTTCACACCATTTGTTAAACAATCTGAAATTgtctactgttttatttttcaagaggGCCATGAACCTTGTTTGTCTTATTTATCTTGTCTCCAGTGCCTGGAAGAGTGACCCATAGAaggcactgaataaatgtttgtaaattaatttatatgaaagATTCTCAATAGTGGCAGCTattattggattttttaaaaactccggCTTGTgctgaatattattttaattagattttgcCTCCTCAGAAAGagctctgaaatatttttttaaatgccctatatttttaaatgtttgaacaATTTTATAATAACAATAGCCTTTATAGAAAGGAattattttaatgggaaaaataggttaaacaaaaaatataaatagataaagagCACCGTTATCGGAAGGGAAGTAGATTTTAGGACATCTATATAAAGGAGAGAATGAGGTAGATCTCCGTATACTTACGCGAAAAGCTGTCCACAATGTAATAACATAGGAAGTTACAGAACAATATGTACAATGTGATcctatttatgtaaaaatgaatGTAAGTGTATACATGTGTATCTGTATGCATAAGAGTATATATTTGCAGCTGCACAGAGAACTGGAACAGTAGACATCAAAtgtggagatgggggtggggatctTTCACTTTTCTACTTCAACATTTCTACATCAACTGTTTAGCAACAAGCATATATTATTTCTGTAAgtacaataaaaataagtattttctccTAAAGGGGAAAAACGTATAACTTGATTGACTGTgtttaaggaaagaataaaaaatactataaaaatgcgaggtactaaaaaaaaaaagtgaagtactGTGAAAATCTAAAGAACCAAATATCGATAGCTATAGAGCTTGAGAATTCCAGGAATGAAGAGTTTCTGAAAAATAGTTGAAACAACACAGGGTTAGATAGAGACTGGAGAGTCCAGCCCTGAGGAGGAAGAGTCCTAACATCCATTATTTTATCTCGCGCCATCCACTGGCTCAGCGAAATGAGGGTGCGTGATATGTTGAGATGAGCTCCCAAGAAGGACATATTTCTAAGGTAAAGGTCCAAGAGGTCACCAACTGTCCTCAGGAATGTTGTGCTCACCAATACCTACCTTCAAGGCCTCACTCATCCCACGGCCAATCACAAGGGTCTGCACACCCTTCTTGACAACTTCCTCCACATCTGCAGGCTGCACACCAGGAGAATGCTGGAGGTGGAAAGAGAAAGTATACCAGCTACCTGTTCTTTTCACCTTTCTTTGCAATTGGCATTCTTGTGGGATTCATTCGTTCACCCATTAATTCACTGAGAATATGTTTACTGAGGTTTATTTTGTGCCAAGCATCATTCAGGGCCCTGGAATAAGAATGCCTTAAGGAATGCTAAGTCTACTGAAAAATATAGGAGACTAAAAAGAAATGTCAATAGTGTTACAAGTGCTACAAGGACATTAGTTCAGGGTGTTGTGAGAACATAGAGAAAGAGCACCTAATTCAGACCTGGAGGGTCAGGGCAAATGGTCAGGGAAGGCATCCCAGAGGACGTAAGCTGAGACCTAAAGGACAAACAGGAATTAGCCAGGTTGAAGGAAATCGGTGGAATGAAGCATTCCAGGTACAGGGAATAGCATGTACAAAggctcagaggaaagaaaaacctgGAGAACTAAAGGTAGTTCAGTATGACTGGAGTGTAATAGGTGAGAGTGGAAAGAGATAGGGTGGGAGAAGAAAGCACTTGCACACCAAGCCAAAATTTGGACTGTGGAGAGATTTCATAAGAATCTGCCTTTTTGTGAGCTCCTTTCCCACTTAACTCAAAAAAACTTCTGTTGATGCTTTTATCACTCCATAAAGTCTTATCAGATTCTCCAAGGGATATTAAAGATAAGGCGTTTACTGACATTAATCCAACATTAAAGGATGGTGGCTTCTGAATTGTTTCCACTCCAACAAATGGGAAAGTGGGAGTTTGGTAAATACCAGCCCAACGACTGGGCTTCACCTATTATCTATCTGTACAGACACTCTCAGCACTGAAGCTCAGAGTCAAAAGCCCTCCTTCCCTGATTTGTCTACCTCTATCCTTTCATTCAGTCAAGAggtatttactgaacacttactctGTACCAGGCTCTATACTCAACACTGGAAATACTGAGATGAACCAAATAGTCCCTGGAGTTTTAGTCAGGTAAGGTTAGTGAATGTGTGAAAATAGTTACAGTAGGATGAGATAAAATAGAGTTGAGGATCTCAGAAGAGCGAGTGAATAAACATGAGTGGGAAGTTGTGAATGACATGCTATTTTAATTGGGTCTTGAAGTATGAGCAGAAAGAACAATGCCTTGGTGCAGTGGTTGTGGAAGGGGTCCATTCTAATCACAGAGATGGTATAAGGAAAGAACTGAATATATCATGAAGACAACAAATGTGCCAAAGAAAAgagtttttcagttttgaaagatgatAGAGGAGATAGGaatgaaatttatatatttattaaggtATAAGGAAAGTAGTCTTTTCATTAAATCCTGAAATATCTTACATGTTTATAGTTACAGTTTTCATAATACATCTATAGAAATTACTCCCTATGATCTCTATAGTGATCCTCTAAAGTAGTACTAAAACATCCATTCTCAttatttatagataaggaaactaaagctcataaaatatatacacattggCCAAGATGACACAACTGTTAAGGAGtggaagctgggatttgaacggAAACATGTTTAACTTTCAGTTTAATGAACTTCATTAGAATACTATAACCCAGGGAGCAACTTTTTTGAAACGTGAAAGAAATAAACCTACTGACCACGTAAAATTGTGCTTAGCCCAGCGCCTGGCCCATTGCAGGTAGAATAATTGTTAGTTTAAGTGTGAACCTGAATCTTCCCTACaacaatctctctctttctgtttctgtctgtctctcacacacacataagcTAAAAAAACCCATAGAGGATACAGaatggaatatttgaaaaatagttgattaaccccccaaaaaggaaggaatgaaaaacaTGAGGTCAAACGGAAAACAAACAGCAAGATGAAATTCCTAAACATAGCTATATCAATAATAACATCAGACTAAAGAGTTTGAGGCAGATTGTCTAGATTAAAAAGCAAGATCCAAGTAAGTACACACTACTTATAAGGTGGGCACGTTAAATATAAAGACGccagttgaaagtaaaaggatgaaaaaagacataaaatgaaaCACTAATAAGAaagacggtgtgtgtgtgtgttttaagagagaggggtgagtggggcagagagagacggagaatctttgcaggctccacacccagtgcagagctccatgtgggctcaatctcatggccacaagatcatgacctgagccgaaatcaaaagctGGATGCCCAACTAACttggccacccaggagcccctggtatGGTCATATTAATATCAGATTAAGTAGACCTTAAGTATTACTACAGATAAAGAGTGTCATATCATGATGCTTAAA includes:
- the AAMDC gene encoding mth938 domain-containing protein is translated as MSSPEIASLSWGQMKVQGSAKTYKDCKVWPGGSRAWDWRETGTEHSPGVQPADVEEVVKKGVQTLVIGRGMSEALKVPPSTVEYLEKQGIDVRVLQTEQAVKEYNALAARGIRVGGVFHSTC